From a single Streptomyces sp. NBC_00377 genomic region:
- a CDS encoding TetR/AcrR family transcriptional regulator, with protein sequence MPKLWNETIEAHRRAVRDAILNTTAELAAEHGVRSVTMSQIAEQAGIGRATLYKYFSDVETILLAWHDRQITEHLGQLAEVRDQVDGAAEKLEAVLRTFAHISRHTRGRHGTELGAFLHGDERVDRAERQLHDMIRELLAQGAEDGSCRDDVTPDELATYCLHALTAAAALPSEAATDRLVTVILSGLRTGPSVPDDRRQKDRHGHHDGHRHPGH encoded by the coding sequence GTGCCGAAGCTGTGGAACGAGACGATCGAGGCGCATCGCCGCGCGGTGCGCGACGCGATCCTGAACACCACGGCGGAGCTGGCCGCCGAACACGGGGTGCGGTCGGTGACGATGTCGCAGATCGCCGAGCAGGCCGGCATCGGCCGAGCCACGCTGTACAAGTACTTCTCGGACGTCGAGACGATCCTGCTCGCCTGGCACGACCGCCAGATCACCGAACACCTCGGACAGCTCGCCGAGGTCCGGGACCAGGTCGACGGGGCCGCCGAAAAACTCGAGGCGGTCCTGCGGACGTTCGCCCACATCTCACGTCACACCCGCGGGCGCCACGGCACGGAACTCGGAGCGTTCCTCCACGGGGACGAACGGGTCGACCGGGCAGAGCGGCAGCTCCATGACATGATCCGTGAGCTGCTGGCCCAGGGCGCAGAGGACGGCAGCTGCCGCGACGACGTCACACCCGACGAGCTGGCGACGTACTGCCTTCACGCCCTGACGGCCGCCGCCGCCCTGCCCTCCGAAGCGGCGACCGACCGGCTCGTCACGGTGATCCTGTCCGGGCTGCGCACAGGGCCCTCCGTTCCGGACGACCGACGGCAGAAGGACCGGCACGGGCACCACGACGGCCACCGACACCCGGGGCACTGA
- a CDS encoding HoxN/HupN/NixA family nickel/cobalt transporter: MTAAPQPQPGLLRRIRGALTPREWARAGGLAAAILALHVIGWGTLLLIVVPQHFDMGSQGAFGVGLGVTAYVLGMRHAFDADHIAAIDNTTRKLISDGQRPLSVGFFFSLGHSSVVFLLALFFALGVRSLAGPVQDGGSSLHATLGVIGTSVSGVFLYVIAAFNLVALVSILRVFRRMRSGGHTEADLEAQLNAGGGVMTRILGRATRAVGKPWHMYPLGFLFGLGFDTATEVSLLFLAAGAAGAGIPWYAILCLPVLFAAGMSLLDTIDGSFMNFAYSWAFSNPVRKVFYNITITGLSVAAALIIGTVELLSIAAEKLSLHGAFWEWVGGIDLNSVGYAVVLLFVVTWAAALLIWRYGRIEEKRALTPQTADD; the protein is encoded by the coding sequence ATGACCGCTGCGCCCCAGCCCCAGCCCGGCCTCCTCCGGCGTATACGGGGAGCACTCACTCCGCGCGAATGGGCCCGGGCCGGCGGACTGGCCGCCGCGATCCTCGCTCTGCACGTCATCGGCTGGGGCACGCTCCTGCTCATCGTCGTCCCGCAGCACTTCGACATGGGCAGCCAGGGAGCGTTCGGCGTCGGCCTCGGTGTCACCGCTTATGTGCTCGGCATGCGGCATGCCTTCGACGCCGACCACATCGCGGCGATCGACAACACCACCCGCAAACTGATCTCCGACGGGCAACGGCCCCTGTCGGTCGGCTTTTTCTTCTCGCTCGGCCACTCCTCGGTCGTGTTCCTGCTCGCCCTGTTCTTCGCGCTCGGCGTGCGCTCACTCGCCGGACCGGTGCAGGACGGCGGCTCCAGCCTGCACGCGACGCTCGGCGTCATCGGCACCTCGGTCTCCGGCGTCTTCCTGTACGTCATCGCCGCCTTCAACCTCGTCGCCCTGGTCTCGATCCTCCGGGTCTTCCGCCGGATGCGTTCCGGCGGCCACACCGAGGCGGACCTGGAAGCGCAACTGAACGCCGGCGGCGGCGTGATGACCCGGATCCTGGGCCGGGCGACCCGGGCCGTCGGCAAGCCCTGGCACATGTATCCGCTGGGCTTCCTCTTCGGCCTCGGCTTCGACACCGCCACCGAGGTATCCCTGCTCTTCCTCGCGGCTGGCGCCGCGGGCGCCGGGATCCCCTGGTACGCGATCCTGTGTCTGCCGGTGCTGTTCGCGGCCGGGATGAGCCTGCTCGACACGATCGACGGTTCGTTCATGAACTTCGCGTACTCCTGGGCCTTCTCCAACCCGGTCCGCAAGGTCTTCTACAACATCACCATCACGGGACTGTCGGTCGCCGCCGCCCTCATCATCGGGACGGTCGAGCTGCTGTCGATCGCCGCCGAGAAGCTCTCCCTGCACGGCGCCTTCTGGGAGTGGGTCGGCGGCATCGACCTCAACAGCGTCGGGTACGCAGTCGTCCTGCTGTTCGTCGTCACCTGGGCGGCCGCGCTGCTCATCTGGCGCTACGGCCGCATCGAAGAGAAGCGGGCGCTCACCCCGCAGACCGCGGACGACTGA